A single Nicotiana tabacum cultivar K326 chromosome 5, ASM71507v2, whole genome shotgun sequence DNA region contains:
- the LOC107783965 gene encoding putative inositol transporter 2, translated as MEGGVAHGADATAFKECLALSYKNPYVLRLAFSAGIGGLLFGYDTGVISGALLYIRDDFKDVDRNTVLQESIVSMAVAGAIIGAAIGGWLNDKFGRRTAILIADFLFFVGAVIMASAVNSALLIVGRIFVGLGVGMASMTAPLYISEASPAKIRGALVSTNGFLITGGQFLSYLINLAFTKAPGTWRWMLGVAGLPALLQFILMLLLPESPRWLYRKGRQEEAKAILRKIYSPEQVEVEIQALKESVDKEIEENKASEGINLFKLCQTKTVRRGLIAGVGLQIFQQFVGINTVMYYSPSIIQLAGIASNRTALLLSLVTAGLNAFGSIISIYFIDRTGRKKLLVISLFGVMISLGFLSAVFYEATSTSPAVSMAETSHFAASFTCPAYHNAGSATSWDCTRCLKASPDCGFCASPQNKLLPGACLISNDTIKDACHDQDRLWYTRGCPSRYGWLALLGLALYIIFFSPGMGTVPWIVNSEIYPLRFRGVCGGIAATANWISNLIVAQSFLSLTHAIGTSWTFLVFGVLSVIALFFVLICVPETKGLPIEEIEKILERRGLHLMFWKKRAKEKNGGEVDGKKEVGGDV; from the exons ATGGAAGGAGGAGTAGCTCATGGAGCAGATGCAACAGCTTTTAAAGAATGTTTAGCTCTTTCTTACAAAAATCCTTATGTTCTTCGCCTTGCTTTCTCTGCTGGAATTGGTGGCCTTCTCTTTGGCTATGATACAG GAGTCATATCAGGAGCTCTGCTTTATATTAGGGATGACTTCAAAGATGTTGATAGGAATACCGTTTTACAG GAATCTATAGTGAGCATGGCAGTGGCTGGAGCAATAATAGGAGCAGCAATTGGTGGATGGTTGAATGACAAATTTGGAAGGAGAACTGCTATACTCATAGCtgatttcctcttttttgttGGAGCTGTGATTATGGCATCAGCAGTGAATTCAGCACTTCTTATTGTTGGTAGAATTTTTGTTGGACTTGGTGTTGGAATGGCATCAATGACTGCTCCTTTGTACATATCAGAAGCTTCTCCTGCTAAAATTAGAGGTGCTCTTGTTAGCACTAATGGATTTCTCATTACTGGTGGCCAATTCTTGTCTTACCTTATTAACCTTGCTTTTACCAAG GCACCAGGGACCTGGAGATGGATGCTTGGAGTAGCAGGATTGCCAGCCCTCCTCCAATTCATACTAATGCTTCTCCTTCCTGAATCGCCTCGTTGGCTTTATCGCAAG GGGAGGCAAGAGGAAGCCAAAGCAATACTAAGGAAGATATATTCACCTGAGCAAGTTGAAGTTGAAATTCAAGCTCTTAAAGAATCAgtagacaaagaaattgaagaaaacaaagcATCTGAGGGTATCAATCTCTTCAAGTTATGCCAGACGAAAACAGTTCGTCGTGGACTAATAGCTGGAGTTGGTCTTCAAATTTTCCAGCAATTTGTTGGAATAAACACTGTTATGTATTACAGTCCTAGTATCATTCAACTAGCTGGAATTGCCTCGAACCGGACAGCTCTCCTTCTATCGCTTGTCACAGCCGGGCTAAACGCTTTTGGCTCGATTATTAGTATATATTTCATAGACAGGACTGGGAGGAAGAAACTTCTTGTGATTAGCTTGTTTGGTGTTATGATTTCTCTAGGGTTTTTGTCAGCAGTTTTCTATGAGGCTACTTCAACTTCACCAGCAGTTAGTATGGCTGAGACATCTCATTTTGCAGCATCATTTACTTGTCCTGCTTACCATAATGCTGGTTCTGCTACTTCCTGGGATTGTACTAGGTGCCTTAAAGCTTCTCCTGATTGTGGCTTTTGTGCTTCACCTCAAAATAAG TTGCTACCTGGGGCATGTCTCATCTCAAATGATACTATTAAGGATGCTTGTCATGATCAAGATAGGTTATGGTACACAAGAGGATGCCCTAGTAGATATGGATGGCTAGCCCTACTCGGGCTAGCGCTATACATCATATTTTTTTCTCCGGGAATGGGTACCGTTCCATGGATCGTTAACTCGGAGATATACCCTTTAAGATTCAGAGGAGTTTGTGGAGGAATAGCTGCAACAGCAAACTGGATTTCAAATCTCATTGTAGCACAATCTTTCTTGTCATTGACACATGCTATTGGAACATCATGGACATTTCTTGTATTTGGAGTTCTCTCTGTTATAGCCCTATTTTTTGTCCTGATTTGTGTTCCAGAAACTAAGGGACTTCCAATTGAGGAAATTGAGAAGATTTTGGAGAGAAGAGGTCTACATTTGATGTTTTGGAAGAAAAGGGCTAAAGAGAAGAATGGTGGAGAAGTTGATGGAAAGAAAGAAGTGGGAGGAGATgtatga
- the LOC142180728 gene encoding uncharacterized protein LOC142180728, which translates to MASLNPINSFANFDKERIITLAKHYPDEFGELKLRDLSRQLDTFIWNMQHGDPRFSDLKGIGDLTKALVEANLVDTYSLVYLLVKLTLILPVATATVERALSSMKYIKDELCSSISDAFLNNCLVCYFEKEVFVNISNDAIIDRFQNMKARRVQL; encoded by the coding sequence ATGGCTAGCTTGAATCCGATTAATTCATTTGCTAATTTTGATAAGGAAAGAATAATAACATTGGCCAAGCATTATCCCGATGAGTTTGGTGAATTGAAGCTTCGAGATCTTAGTCGCCAACTTGACACTTTCATATGGAACATGCAACATGGTGACCCTAGGTTCTCTGATTTGAAAGGAATTGGTGATTTGACAAAAGCATTGGTTGAGGCAAATCTTGTGGATACTTATTCACTTGTTTATTTGCTTGTGAAGTTGACTTTAATTTTACCTGTCGCAACTGCAACGGTGGAAAGAGCACTCTCATCCATGAAGTACATCAAAGATGAATTGTGTAGTAGTATTAGTGATGCATTTTTAAATAATTGTTTAGTCTGTTACTTTGAGAAGGAAGTATTTGTAAATATAAGCAATGATGCTATTATTGACcgttttcaaaacatgaaagcgCGTCGAGTTCAACTATAA
- the LOC107783963 gene encoding uncharacterized protein LOC107783963 produces the protein MDIFLTRFNSSPSSSSFRDNFSHLVEEFDVKSLNTDPGERISIRYSSRIQDEMRRHYIQRGPCQPIDHKFPKALFGKKMRQFSPGWFKGSHSRWLEYSVKKDAAFCLCCYLFKNDYVHGSTSDSFTKTGFKAWNKGIERLGLHVGEVNNLHHKCFNNMLDLSNQSQSIQADFEKQSDQQKTEYLIRLNVSIDVARFLLNFGLSFRGHDESESSTNKGLFLGLLEWLGNSLPDIDRIILKHAPKNDMMTSPKIQKDIVSACAQETVKAIIDDLDGDYFGILVDESKDISHHEQMTLTLRYIDKKGQVNEPFISLVRVSDTSAKLLKEAVLSLLIKHSLSPSKIRGQGYDGASDMQGKMNGLKALILQETPSAYSAHCFAHQLQLTLVAVAKKHKELETFFAIVTNVLNVIGVSFKRRDQLWDHQTELLEQLLESGEVQSGKGLNQERGFQRPGDTRWGSHCKILDNFVILFSSIVHVFGVIECDSDVNDKLQDETFFSKIKVFEFVFLLHLMLKVLIMSNELSKALQKKDQDIVNAMIFLDITKEWLQEMRDKGCEPLMDEVYLFCAKHDILVPKMEEFYIPGKSKRRLLVLLIHITYVLNFFIS, from the coding sequence ATGGACATATTTTTGACGAGGTTTAATTCATCTCCATCAagttctagttttagagacaattTCTCCCATCTTGTAGAGGAGTTTGACGTGAAATCACTTAATACTGACCCCGGAGAGAGAATATCCATTAGATATAGCTCTAGAATACAGGATGAAATGAGAAGACACTACATCCAAAGAGGGCCTTGCCAACCAATTGATCACAAATTTCCTAAAGctttatttgggaagaaaatGCGCCAATTTAGTCCGGGTTGGTTTAAAGGTTCGCATTCTAGATGGTTAGAGTATAGTGTGAAGAAAGATGCCGCATTTTGTTTATGTTGTTATTTATTCAAAAATGATTACGTTCATGGAAGCACAAGTGACTCTTTCACAAAAACCGGCTTTAAGGCTTGGAATAAAGGAATCGAAAGACTTGGTCTACATGTTGGTGAAGTAAATAATCTCCACCATAAGTGTTTCAACAATATGCTAGACTTGTCAAATCAATCTCAATCAATTCAAGCTGATTTTGAAAAGCAATCTGATCAACAAAAAACTGAATATCTAATTCGTTTAAATGTCTCAATCGATGTTGCAAGGTTTCTTTTGAACTTTGGATTGTCTTTTCGTGGTCACGATGAAAGTGAATCATCAACAAACAAAGGCCTTTTTCTAGGGCTTTTGGAATGGCTTGGAAATAGTCTTCCAGATATAGATagaattatattaaaacatgCTCCAAAAAATGATATGATGACTTCGCCAAAAATTCAAAAGGATATTGTGAGTGCTTGTGCACAAGAGACCGTGAAAGCTATAATTGATGACTTGGATGgagattattttgggatattAGTTGATGAGTCCAAGGATATTTCACATCATGAACAAATGACCCTCACTTTGCGGTATATTGACAAAAAAGGCCAAGTGAACGAGCCATTTATTAGCCTTGTTCGTGTTAGTGATACATCTGCAAAGTTGTTGAAAGAAGCAGTACTTTCTTTGCTAATAAAACACTCATTAAGTCCATCCAAAATACGTGGACAAGGCTATGATGGGGCTAGTGATATGCAGGGAAAGATGAATGGTCTTAAAGCTTTAATTTTGCAAGAAACTCCATCGGCATATTCAGCTCATTGTTTTGCACATCAATTACAGTTGACGCTTGTAGCTGTTGCTAAAAAACACAAGGAGTTAGAGACTTTCTTTGCTATAGTTACTAACGTGTTGAATGTAATTGGAGTTTCTTTTAAGCGTAGAGATCAACTTTGGGATCATCAAACAGAATTGTTGGAGCAATTGTTGGAGAGTGGTGAAGTTCAAAGTGGAAAAGGATTAAATCAAGAGCGAGGATTTCAAAGGCCAGGTGACACTCGTTGGGGATCACATTGTAAAATATTAGATaactttgttattttattttcttctattgttCATGTGTTTGGGGTGATTGAATGTGACAGTGATGTTAATGATAAGTTGCAAGACGAAACTTTTTTCAGTAAAATTAAAGTATTTGAATTTGTTTTCTTGCTTCACTTAATGTTGAAAGTGTTGATAATGTCAAACGAGTTGAGCAAAGCTTTACAGAAGAAAGATCAAGATATTGTCAATGCCATGATATTTCTTGATATCACAAAGGAATGGTTGCAAGAAATGAGAGATAAAGGATGTGAACCATTGATGGATGAAGTATATTTATTTTGTGCAAAACATGATATTTTGGTGCCTAAGATGGAAGAATTCTATATTCCTGGAAAGTCGAAGCGTAGGCTTCTAGTGTTACTTATTCACATCACTTACGTGTTGAACTTTTTTATATCGTGA